A window of the Juglans microcarpa x Juglans regia isolate MS1-56 chromosome 5D, Jm3101_v1.0, whole genome shotgun sequence genome harbors these coding sequences:
- the LOC121265934 gene encoding uncharacterized mitochondrial protein AtMg00820-like produces MVTRSMNNIYKPKRLYLATKHPIPSTLEPTGVYQVLKDPHWCQAMSEEFTALVKHGTWKWVPGNSRQNLVGSKWVFHIKRKPDGSIDRYKVCLVAKGFH; encoded by the coding sequence ATGGTCACCCGCTCCatgaacaatatttataaaCCCAAAAGGCTCTACCTTGCAACCAAGCATCCAATTCCATCTACTTTGGAACCAACTGGTGTCTATCAAGTCCTCAAGGATCCTCATTGGTGCCAAGCCATGAGTGAGGAGTTCACTGCTCTTGTCAAACATGGTACCTGGAAGTGGGTTCCTGGCAACTCACGACAGAACTTAGTTGGCTCAAAATGGGTTTTTCACATCAAACGTAAACCAGATGGCTCTATTGATCGTTATAAAGTGTGTCTTGTTGCAAAGGGATTTCATTAG
- the LOC121264470 gene encoding protein DETOXIFICATION 53-like, producing MISCLISGIGQPIFETGPVFVLFPVCFSLSLACKHGLQNMCTSTESRGIINDEPLLPKEECCNNEETMGARSEGRFVNGFLRWLLLLSGSFRTLPLTEMGEEVQALGKIAGPIVMTTLLLYSRSVISMLFLGRLGKTELAGGALAIAFGNITGNSILKGLSTGMEPICCQAYGAKRYSVLSQMFQKTLCLLLLVSIPVSVLWLYVDPIFQRLGQDPDITKVAKVYMIFSIPELLAQAHLYPLRIFLRTQGLTSPLTIAATVSAVLHLPINYFLATYMKLGVKGIALAIAFNTVNLNLGLIIYLIVSKKPLKPWHGATFISAFQGWGPLLSLALPSLISVCLEWWWYEIMLFLCGLLSNPQASLAAMGILIQTTGLLYVVPISLSGGLTTRVGHALGAGQPSRAQWTAIIGLSVASAFGFSALTFMIIVRSVWGKLFTDESQILDLVSAALPVLGLCELGNSPQTAACGVLTGTARPKLGARINLFAFYLIGLPVAILITFVYNVGFLGLWFGLLSAQFSCLFMMGYTLIHTDWRYQTKRAEELTLAIEERPDRDDLESGLLITVP from the exons ATGATCAGTTGTCTGATCTCGGGGATTGGGCAACCCATCTTTGAAACTGGTCCGGTTTTTGTACTTTTCCCGGTTTGTTTTTCTCTGTCACTGGCCTGCAAACACGGGTTGCAAAACATGTGCACTTCTACTGAATCTCGAGGAATCATAAATGACGAGCCTTTGCTTCCCAAGGAGGAATGCTGCAATAATGAAGAAACAATGGGAGCAAGAAGCGAAGGCAGATTCGTTAATGGCTTTCTCCGATGGCTTCTACTGCTCAGTGGCTCATTCCGAACGCTGCCACTCACAGAG ATGGGAGAAGAGGTTCAAGCATTGGGGAAGATTGCAGGGCCCATCGTGATGACAACCTTGCTTTTATACTCGAGGTCCGTTATTTCCATGCTCTTCTTGGGTCGTCTTGGTAAAACAGAGCTGGCTGGCGGCGCACTGGCGATTGCCTTTGGGAATATCACAGGCAACTCAATACTCAAGGGCCTGTCCACAGGGATGGAACCAATCTGTTGCCAAGCCTATGGAGCCAAGAGATATTCAGTTCTCAGCCAAATGTTTCAGAAAACTCTGTGTCTCCTCTTACTCGTTTCCATACCCGTCTCAGTCCTATGGCTTTACGTTGACCCCATTTTTCAACGTTTAGGTCAGGACCCAGACATCACAAAAGTTGCAAAGGTTTACATGATTTTCTCCATCCCTGAATTGCTAGCTCAAGCTCACCTCTACCCACTAAGGATCTTCTTAAGAACCCAAGGCTTAACCTCCCCACTAACAATAGCTGCCACTGTTTCCGCCGTCCTTCACCTTCCCATTAACTACTTTCTCGCCACATACATGAAATTAGGGGTCAAAGGTATTGCACTGGCTATTGCTTTTAACACTGTAAACTTAAACTTGGGCTTGATAATATACCTTATTGTCTCTAAAAAACCGCTAAAACCATGGCATGGGGCCACATTTATCTCAGCATTTCAAGGGTGGGGGCCTTTGCTAAGTTTAGCACTGCCTAGTCTTATTTCAGTGTGCTTGGAGTGGTGGTGGTATGAAATTATGCTGTTCTTGTGTGGATTATTGAGTAATCCGCAGGCTAGTTTGGCTGCAATGGGCATCCTTATTCAAACAACAGGCTTGTTATACGTGGTTCCAATCTCTTTAAGTGGTGGTTTAACAACCCGGGTTGGCCATGCTCTGGGCGCTGGTCAACCGTCCCGGGCCCAATGGACAGCCATTATTGGACTTAGTGTGGCCTCTGCTTTTGGATTCTCGGCCCTCACTTTCATGATTATAGTGAGGTCTGTGTGGGGAAAGTTGTTCACAGACGAGTCTCAGATTCTGGATTTGGTTTCAGCTGCACTTCCAGTTTTGGGGTTATGCGAACTCGGAAACTCTCCCCAAACAGCTGCATGTGGGGTCTTAACAGGCACTGCACGTCCTAAGCTAGGTGCCCGGATAAACTTGTTTGCATTTTACCTCATCGGATTACCCGTGGCTATTCTCATTACTTTCGTGTACAATGTTGGCTTTCTAGGTCTatggtttgggttgctatcagcACAGTTTTCCTGTTTGTTTATGATGGGGTACACATTGATCCACACAGATTGGAGGTACCAAACTAAAAGGGCTGAGGAACTGACTCTTGCCATAGAAGAAAGGCCAGATAGGGATGATTTGGAAAGTGGCCTAC